Proteins found in one Amycolatopsis aidingensis genomic segment:
- a CDS encoding NAD-dependent epimerase/dehydratase family protein — translation MKVLVVGGTGFIGHHIVRELLAHEHDVTVLARTPSTNLPAAVTIHTGDLNDLSEGRLEAIVADHKGIVVASAAAVYAPRDADITMFFHNTNVAPVARLLAAGRRAHCDRAVILGSFYATLQREHPALRLAELSPYIASRIDQATHARDAAGPEISVAVLELPYVAGTTPGRQSPLEPLLHSMTIGNIGLLTYPGTTAVVTVTQAAQAALAALDRRADGNYPIVTTNLPWAGLLTRLASATGHAPKRVWRLHPRAVKLMIRMEDLRQRRRGLSIGFDPTQWSNLHTNAMVLNPDVARTELGINPDDLDLALSHAAPTSQATTELS, via the coding sequence ATGAAGGTCCTGGTAGTGGGCGGAACCGGCTTCATCGGACACCACATCGTCCGTGAGTTGCTGGCACACGAGCACGATGTCACGGTCCTGGCCCGCACTCCATCCACGAACCTGCCGGCCGCGGTGACCATCCACACCGGCGACCTCAACGACCTGTCCGAGGGCAGACTTGAGGCGATCGTTGCCGACCACAAGGGCATCGTCGTCGCATCGGCCGCCGCGGTATACGCACCACGCGACGCCGATATCACGATGTTCTTCCACAACACCAACGTCGCCCCGGTCGCCAGGCTGCTGGCCGCCGGGCGCCGCGCGCACTGCGACCGCGCCGTGATACTCGGCAGCTTCTACGCCACCCTACAGCGCGAACACCCCGCGCTCCGCCTCGCCGAACTCAGCCCCTACATTGCGAGCAGAATCGACCAAGCCACACACGCCCGCGACGCAGCCGGCCCAGAAATCTCCGTGGCCGTCCTCGAACTCCCCTACGTCGCGGGCACAACTCCAGGCCGGCAGTCACCTCTCGAACCTCTCCTGCACAGCATGACCATCGGCAACATCGGACTGTTGACCTACCCTGGCACCACAGCCGTCGTTACCGTCACACAAGCCGCACAGGCCGCCCTCGCGGCGCTGGACCGTCGCGCCGACGGCAACTACCCCATCGTCACCACGAACCTTCCGTGGGCGGGCCTGCTTACCCGCCTCGCATCCGCGACAGGCCACGCTCCCAAACGTGTCTGGAGACTCCACCCCCGAGCCGTCAAGCTAATGATCCGCATGGAAGATCTCCGCCAACGCCGACGAGGGCTCAGCATCGGTTTCGACCCAACGCAATGGAGCAATCTGCACACCAACGCCATGGTCCTCAACCCCGACGTCGCCCGCACCGAACTGGGCATCAACCCCGACGACCTCGACCTGGCCCTCAGCCACGCCGCGCCGACATCACAAGCCACCACGGAGCTAAGCTGA
- a CDS encoding ATP-binding protein, whose amino-acid sequence MAVWGEVAVLVKGRVVGVVFAQELSRLLAGSGWTAAFLADEAKVSRSYLSKLLRGTQSPSAAVARALDAALGAGGALAMLREVSEVPRPAQLPAAPLRWVGRTAEFARMDAALEQSQEARAPVVVSVDGPPGVGKTGLALTWAQSVAARFPDGQLYVDLCGYSPGGRATPPGEVLEGFLVALGLPAGQVPPRWEQRAAAFRTLVRGRRLVVVLDNAADADQVEPLLPGSEGCGCVVVVTSRSTLAGLAVRHDAVGIALDPLPLDEATALAEALVGSDRAWAEPAALRRVVAGCDRLPLAVRIAGQRIAGQRGATIAELVEGWSDEAARLDTLTADATTGVRAALSWSYRALPDPAARMFRLVGLVGPHRGRTIGGEAAAALAGVDPGRARRLLAVVAGTHLIEEGDRPGRFYLHDLLRAYAVERCTAEDTAQAREAAVGRVCAWYLHTAVRACRALAPSRFSPLRPVPLPEGAEPLGFTDDAAAMRWLDTELAAIPAVVELARRSGWREAAWQLPVALFDYFQIRKPWHVWVRTHEAAEQAAAEVGDRAALGWVLTNLAEAWRGQRAFARSGELYEKAIALRRAGEGVHGLAWALGGAAFLEVDRGQAAAEDGDRAEAERCFAVAGERAREAAGLFEQVGDVEGQAVMRATLGDIDRAQGRLEHAAAGLRRALELLGEVGHDYARAMAEARLAAVEAARGRRARPTCCWAEPVTGSGRCGNGGTWPRC is encoded by the coding sequence GTGGCGGTCTGGGGCGAGGTGGCCGTGCTGGTCAAAGGGAGGGTTGTCGGTGTGGTGTTCGCCCAGGAGTTGAGCCGGTTGTTGGCTGGGTCGGGGTGGACGGCGGCGTTTCTGGCCGACGAGGCGAAGGTGTCCCGATCGTATTTGAGCAAATTGCTGCGGGGAACGCAGTCGCCGAGCGCGGCAGTGGCGCGCGCGTTGGACGCGGCGCTGGGGGCGGGTGGTGCGCTGGCGATGTTGCGGGAGGTGTCCGAGGTGCCGCGGCCGGCGCAGTTGCCGGCGGCTCCGCTGCGCTGGGTGGGACGCACCGCCGAGTTCGCCCGGATGGACGCCGCACTCGAACAGAGCCAGGAGGCGCGAGCACCGGTGGTGGTGTCGGTCGATGGACCGCCGGGTGTGGGTAAGACGGGGCTGGCGTTGACCTGGGCGCAGAGTGTTGCCGCGCGGTTTCCGGACGGCCAGCTGTATGTGGATCTGTGCGGGTATTCGCCGGGTGGGCGGGCGACGCCACCGGGGGAGGTGCTAGAAGGGTTCCTGGTGGCGTTGGGGTTGCCGGCCGGTCAGGTGCCGCCGCGGTGGGAGCAGCGGGCGGCGGCGTTTCGCACCCTGGTCCGCGGGCGGCGGTTGGTGGTGGTGCTGGACAACGCGGCGGACGCCGACCAGGTGGAGCCGTTGCTGCCGGGTAGCGAGGGCTGCGGGTGTGTTGTGGTGGTGACTAGTCGCAGCACGTTGGCTGGGCTGGCGGTGCGGCACGACGCGGTCGGGATCGCGCTGGACCCGCTGCCGTTGGACGAGGCGACGGCCCTGGCGGAGGCCCTCGTGGGGAGCGATCGGGCGTGGGCCGAACCTGCGGCCCTGCGGCGGGTGGTGGCGGGGTGTGATCGGTTGCCGTTGGCGGTGCGGATCGCTGGGCAGCGGATCGCCGGGCAGCGCGGTGCGACGATCGCGGAGCTGGTCGAGGGGTGGAGCGACGAGGCGGCTCGGCTGGACACGCTGACCGCGGATGCCACGACCGGTGTGCGGGCAGCGTTGTCGTGGTCGTATCGGGCGCTGCCCGATCCTGCGGCGCGGATGTTCCGGCTGGTGGGGCTGGTGGGTCCGCATCGGGGCCGGACGATCGGGGGCGAGGCCGCCGCGGCGCTGGCGGGTGTGGATCCGGGGCGGGCGCGTCGGTTGCTGGCGGTGGTGGCGGGGACACATCTGATCGAGGAAGGTGACCGGCCGGGCCGGTTCTACCTGCACGACTTGCTGCGCGCCTACGCGGTGGAACGCTGCACTGCCGAGGACACGGCGCAGGCGCGCGAGGCGGCGGTGGGGCGGGTGTGTGCGTGGTATCTGCATACCGCGGTGCGGGCCTGCCGGGCGCTGGCGCCGTCCCGGTTCAGCCCGCTGCGGCCGGTGCCGCTGCCGGAGGGGGCCGAGCCGCTGGGCTTCACTGACGACGCGGCCGCGATGCGGTGGCTGGACACCGAGTTGGCCGCGATACCGGCGGTGGTCGAGCTCGCCCGGCGGTCGGGGTGGCGGGAGGCGGCGTGGCAGCTGCCGGTGGCGTTGTTCGACTATTTCCAGATTCGCAAGCCGTGGCATGTGTGGGTGCGCACGCACGAGGCGGCCGAGCAGGCCGCGGCCGAGGTGGGTGATCGGGCGGCGTTGGGGTGGGTGTTGACCAATCTGGCCGAGGCGTGGCGAGGGCAGCGGGCGTTCGCCCGCAGCGGCGAGTTGTATGAGAAGGCGATCGCGTTGCGCCGGGCCGGTGAGGGGGTGCATGGGTTGGCGTGGGCGCTGGGAGGCGCGGCGTTTCTGGAGGTCGACCGCGGACAAGCCGCGGCCGAGGACGGCGACCGGGCGGAGGCCGAGCGGTGTTTCGCCGTGGCGGGAGAGCGGGCGCGGGAGGCGGCGGGGCTGTTCGAGCAGGTCGGTGATGTGGAAGGCCAGGCGGTGATGCGGGCGACGTTGGGCGACATCGACCGCGCCCAGGGTCGCCTGGAGCATGCGGCCGCGGGGTTGCGCCGGGCGTTGGAGCTGCTCGGCGAGGTGGGTCACGACTATGCCCGGGCGATGGCCGAGGCACGGCTGGCCGCGGTGGAGGCCGCCCGCGGCCGGCGGGCGAGGCCGACGTGTTGCTGGGCCGAGCCGGTGACCGGTTCCGGGCGTTGCGGGAACGGTGGCACCTGGCCGAGGTGCTGA
- a CDS encoding MFS transporter, with amino-acid sequence MPTKESDDAKVRLGGRFHRLFGATLVSAIGTGMHVAALPLLALQSSSSPMALSFVVMAAEIPWVLLSLHAGVVVDRLDRRRLMVWADLGRFAVLVALAVLILTAQVNLVWLVLAAFLLGIGQVFFDLAAQSAIPDFVSRDPRNLATANGRIAAADINGEDFVGPPLGSALFGVWNFLPFAGNALSFAASGLLILSIRTDAKTKETSDASRPSVRSEIVEGIRWLFGNRTLRALAMVSCLGNVVATAQFAMLVLLAKEVLGLPDFGFGLLLTASAVGATAGGLAAAVASKRFGSGTVLLTAKAGVGAAVLVLGLVANSWVAAAMMMLTGALMTAEKVVVNTLRQQIVPRELLGRVLSSSRLVVMAGGPVGAALGGVLASAFAVQFPYVAGGVFLILVTLVFYPMLNNRALASATDESAG; translated from the coding sequence GTGCCCACGAAGGAGTCTGACGACGCCAAGGTGAGACTGGGAGGTCGCTTCCACAGACTCTTCGGCGCCACGCTTGTGTCGGCCATCGGCACCGGCATGCACGTCGCCGCGTTGCCCCTGCTGGCGCTGCAGAGCAGCAGCAGCCCGATGGCGTTGAGCTTCGTCGTCATGGCCGCCGAGATTCCCTGGGTGCTGCTCTCGCTGCACGCCGGTGTCGTGGTGGACCGGCTGGACCGCCGGCGGCTGATGGTGTGGGCTGACCTGGGCCGATTCGCCGTCCTGGTCGCTCTCGCGGTGCTGATCCTGACTGCGCAGGTGAACCTGGTGTGGCTGGTGCTCGCGGCGTTCCTGCTGGGCATCGGCCAGGTCTTCTTCGACCTCGCCGCCCAGTCGGCCATTCCCGATTTCGTGTCGCGGGATCCGCGGAACCTGGCAACGGCGAACGGGCGGATCGCCGCGGCGGACATCAACGGTGAGGACTTCGTGGGGCCTCCGCTCGGTTCCGCCTTGTTCGGTGTGTGGAACTTCCTGCCGTTCGCCGGCAACGCTCTCTCGTTCGCCGCCAGCGGCCTGTTGATCCTCTCGATCCGGACGGATGCCAAGACGAAGGAGACGTCCGACGCTTCGCGCCCGAGCGTGCGGAGCGAAATCGTCGAGGGCATTCGGTGGTTGTTCGGGAACCGGACGCTGCGGGCGCTGGCCATGGTTTCCTGCCTCGGCAACGTCGTGGCCACCGCTCAGTTCGCCATGCTCGTGCTGCTGGCCAAAGAGGTCCTCGGACTTCCGGATTTCGGTTTCGGTTTGTTGCTGACGGCCAGCGCGGTCGGCGCAACGGCCGGGGGACTGGCGGCCGCGGTCGCCAGCAAGCGATTCGGCTCCGGCACCGTGCTGCTCACGGCCAAAGCCGGCGTGGGCGCGGCCGTTCTGGTGCTGGGACTTGTCGCCAATTCGTGGGTTGCGGCCGCGATGATGATGCTGACCGGTGCGCTGATGACCGCGGAGAAGGTCGTGGTGAACACATTGCGCCAGCAGATCGTGCCTCGTGAACTCTTGGGGAGGGTGCTTTCGTCGAGTAGACTGGTAGTAATGGCTGGAGGGCCGGTTGGCGCGGCACTTGGCGGCGTGCTTGCCAGCGCGTTCGCCGTCCAGTTTCCGTATGTCGCCGGTGGTGTTTTCCTCATCCTGGTCACATTGGTGTTCTATCCCATGCTGAACAACCGCGCGCTGGCAAGCGCTACGGACGAGTCGGCCGGGTAA
- a CDS encoding phosphopantetheine-binding protein: protein MGILLLAVRLVSQIRSTLSAEVAVRTLFEAPTVADLAVRLDAAQSDSLATVLPLRQQETALQYFSSTRPVD, encoded by the coding sequence GTGGGCATTCTTTTGCTGGCTGTTCGCCTGGTGAGTCAGATTCGCTCGACGTTGAGTGCTGAAGTGGCGGTCAGGACACTGTTCGAAGCGCCCACCGTCGCAGACTTGGCGGTACGGCTTGATGCTGCCCAGTCTGATTCGCTTGCCACGGTGCTACCACTAAGACAGCAGGAGACGGCACTCCAGTATTTTTCGTCCACCCGGCCGGTGGACTGA
- a CDS encoding non-ribosomal peptide synthetase, whose translation MIVLSNPLTNPKQLCQDASGVRGVRRAASADQHVWDHRGYGAPVVPGVDRGRHDRRGEPDRWPTAVSGVLCAGLTTRAYAGWRCGELYLGGLGVAQGYWGRSGLTAARFVANPFGGGRLYRTGDLVRWNRTGELEYVGRADKVKIRGFRIEEGEVEPALARCPGVAHAAVVAREDRLGNKRLVAYVVGDVDPVEVRRFVSGVLPGYMVPAAVVIMGALSLTSNEIWIGGRCLLRISVVRSCRGVRRNAREEILCELFAEVLDVSSIGIDDNLFDLGGHSFAGCSPGESDSLDVEC comes from the coding sequence ATGATCGTTCTGTCGAATCCTCTCACCAACCCAAAGCAGCTCTGCCAGGATGCTAGCGGCGTTCGAGGCGTTCGCCGGGCGGCCTCGGCTGATCAACATGTATGGGATCACCGAGGGTACGGTGCACCCGTCGTTCCGGGAGTTGACCGCGGCCGACACGACCGGCGGGGTGAGCCCGATCGGTGGCCCACTGCCGTCAGCGGCGTCCTTTGTGCTGGATTAACGACTCGCGCTTATGCCGGTTGGCGTTGTGGGGAGTTGTACCTCGGTGGCCTCGGGGTGGCGCAGGGATACTGGGGTCGAAGTGGGTTGACGGCGGCCCGCTTTGTGGCGAACCCGTTCGGTGGTGGCCGGTTGTACCGGACCGGGGATTTGGTGCGGTGGAACCGAACCGGTGAGCTGGAGTATGTGGGTCGTGCCGATAAGGTGAAGATCCGGGGTTTCCGTATCGAGGAGGGTGAGGTTGAGCCGGCGTTGGCGCGATGTCCGGGCGTGGCCCACGCTGCGGTGGTTGCACGCGAGGACCGGCTCGGCAACAAGCGCTTAGTTGCGTACGTGGTGGGTGATGTCGATCCGGTCGAGGTGCGTCGTTTTGTAAGCGGGGTACTGCCAGGTTATATGGTGCCTGCCGCGGTGGTGATAATGGGCGCGTTGTCGCTGACCTCAAATGAAATTTGGATAGGTGGGCGTTGCCTGCTCCGGATTTCGGTGGTTCGGTCCTGTCGTGGGGTCCGCAGAAATGCTCGCGAGGAGATACTGTGTGAGTTGTTTGCTGAGGTCTTGGATGTAAGTAGTATAGGGATTGACGATAACCTTTTCGATCTGGGTGGGCATTCTTTTGCTGGCTGTTCGCCTGGTGAGTCAGATTCGCTCGACGTTGAGTGCTGA
- a CDS encoding nucleoside hydrolase, whose translation MTGDEVPAGRVRMVVHCDPGVDDAAALLWLARQPSVELVAVGSVHGNVPATVGAANAVRILAAAGVATVPVAVGADLELGGGNRTRSSPAPSCTARTGWAGTPSPTPTCLWCPSMPLNSWSGSPTPTPAS comes from the coding sequence ATGACTGGGGACGAAGTACCCGCCGGGCGGGTGCGAATGGTCGTGCACTGCGACCCCGGGGTGGACGATGCCGCCGCGCTGCTGTGGCTGGCCCGCCAGCCGAGTGTGGAGCTGGTCGCGGTCGGCTCGGTGCACGGCAATGTCCCGGCCACGGTGGGTGCGGCGAACGCCGTGCGGATCCTGGCTGCCGCGGGCGTGGCCACGGTGCCGGTCGCGGTCGGCGCGGACCTCGAGCTCGGGGGCGGGAACCGGACCCGGAGCTCGCCGGCACCTTCGTGCACGGCCCGGACGGGCTGGGCGGGCACGCCGAGCCCGACGCCGACGTGCCTGTGGTGTCCGAGCATGCCGCTGAACAGCTGGTCCGGCTCGCCCACGCCCACCCCGGCGAGTTGA
- a CDS encoding GGDEF domain-containing protein, protein MTSDEPHRPATARRVREWKLWHLPTAAWIYVLAVDLIAGAVALAAILGTPVPADRWTVAAVLAVSALAHLHLSHAIERIRRDRSHTPHVDLCSLWTFAGALLLPPPPAIALVVAIYTHRWWLVGRRDPSRPPHRGVFTIAMMTLTTLAVTTLSHATGLADQLHNHTISWAGLVVLLLALATQWATNTLLVGAVITLAIRPHRRRDALGSAADNLLELAQLALGAFLAVAAAHAPALAVLMVIPAVTLHRVVLLHQFEIAARTDLKTGLLNAVTWQHQADIALMRTRMQPGGRLALFMIDIDHFSDINNHHGHQTGDAILTRVTRLLARSVRRTDTIGRFGGDEFTVLLPDTDQAEALAIAERIHHHIRGITLDDGTTITLSLGIALYPDTNAHDIDTLLANADTALYAAKHAGRNRTHLATSEPTQPTSPTHTE, encoded by the coding sequence ATGACCAGCGACGAACCACACAGACCCGCCACCGCCCGAAGAGTTCGCGAATGGAAACTGTGGCACCTGCCCACGGCCGCGTGGATCTACGTCCTCGCCGTCGACCTGATCGCCGGCGCCGTGGCGCTGGCCGCCATCCTCGGCACCCCGGTGCCCGCCGACCGGTGGACCGTCGCAGCCGTGCTCGCAGTGAGCGCGCTGGCCCATCTGCACCTCAGCCACGCCATCGAACGCATCCGACGCGACCGCAGCCACACCCCGCACGTCGACCTCTGCAGCCTGTGGACCTTCGCCGGCGCGCTCCTGCTGCCCCCACCACCGGCGATCGCGCTGGTCGTGGCGATCTACACCCACCGGTGGTGGCTCGTCGGCCGCCGCGACCCCAGCCGGCCGCCCCACCGCGGTGTGTTCACCATCGCCATGATGACCCTCACCACCCTGGCGGTCACCACCCTCAGCCACGCCACCGGCCTGGCCGACCAGCTGCACAACCACACCATCAGCTGGGCCGGCCTCGTCGTCCTCCTGCTCGCCCTGGCCACCCAGTGGGCCACCAACACCCTGCTCGTCGGCGCCGTCATCACCCTCGCGATCCGCCCCCATCGCCGCCGCGACGCCCTCGGCAGCGCAGCCGACAACCTGCTCGAACTCGCCCAACTGGCCCTCGGCGCGTTCCTCGCCGTCGCCGCCGCCCACGCCCCCGCCCTGGCCGTGCTCATGGTCATCCCCGCCGTCACCCTGCACCGCGTCGTCCTGCTCCACCAGTTCGAAATCGCCGCCCGCACCGACCTCAAAACCGGGCTACTCAACGCCGTCACCTGGCAACACCAAGCCGACATCGCCCTCATGCGCACCCGCATGCAACCCGGCGGACGCCTCGCCCTGTTCATGATCGACATCGATCACTTCAGCGATATCAACAACCACCACGGACACCAAACCGGCGACGCCATCCTCACCCGAGTCACCCGCCTACTCGCCCGCTCCGTCCGCCGCACCGACACCATCGGCCGCTTCGGCGGCGACGAATTCACCGTCCTGCTCCCCGACACCGACCAAGCCGAAGCCCTCGCCATCGCCGAACGGATCCACCACCACATCCGCGGCATCACCCTCGACGACGGCACCACCATCACCCTCTCCCTCGGCATCGCCCTCTACCCCGACACCAACGCCCACGACATCGACACCCTCCTCGCCAACGCCGACACCGCCCTCTATGCCGCCAAACACGCCGGCCGCAACCGCACCCACCTCGCCACCAGCGAACCCACGCAACCCACCTCCCCAACCCACACGGAGTAA
- a CDS encoding MFS transporter, protein MGIPGDREFRALWLASAQSIVGDQLARVALSVLVYQRTGSPVATAATYALTMLPALVSGMLLAGLADRFPRRAVMVGCDLLRAIVVAGMAVPGVPLPVVAGLLVVAQLAEAPFAAAQGATLPLVLPGEAYERGQRLMLVTHQAGLLAGFAGGGVLVGLLGTHLSLAANAATFLISAVLVRLAVRARPTAAEDTGDPPVGLRAQVTGGAHLIWSDRRLRVLVGLGWLAGFSVTPEGLAAPFADEAGAGAAAVGWLLAADPAGMMLGAFLLGRLSTRWRLRLLGVLTVGTSLPLVAYLSSPPLAVALVLLAASGLCSAYQITAGATFVRLVPDTRRGQALGLARSGMVAAQGLGVTAGGLLAGWLGSASAAIACAGAAGTLVALAAATAWSRIGADRMATTLATHTRHR, encoded by the coding sequence ATGGGTATTCCAGGGGATCGGGAGTTTCGAGCACTGTGGCTGGCTTCGGCGCAGTCGATCGTGGGCGACCAACTCGCGCGGGTCGCGTTGTCGGTGCTGGTCTACCAGCGCACCGGCTCGCCGGTGGCCACCGCGGCCACCTACGCGTTGACGATGCTGCCCGCCCTGGTCAGTGGCATGCTGCTGGCCGGTCTGGCCGACCGGTTCCCGCGGCGGGCGGTGATGGTCGGCTGCGACCTGCTCCGCGCGATCGTGGTGGCGGGCATGGCCGTGCCTGGGGTGCCGCTGCCCGTGGTGGCCGGGCTGTTGGTCGTGGCGCAGCTGGCCGAGGCGCCGTTCGCCGCCGCCCAGGGAGCGACCCTGCCGCTGGTCCTGCCCGGCGAGGCCTACGAGCGCGGCCAGCGGCTCATGCTCGTGACACACCAAGCCGGCCTGCTGGCCGGGTTCGCTGGCGGCGGTGTGCTGGTCGGGCTGCTGGGCACACACCTCTCACTCGCCGCGAACGCCGCCACCTTCCTGATCTCCGCGGTACTCGTCCGGCTCGCGGTGCGCGCCCGCCCCACTGCGGCGGAGGACACCGGCGACCCGCCGGTGGGGTTGCGCGCGCAGGTCACCGGTGGGGCACACCTGATCTGGTCCGATCGGCGGCTGCGCGTCCTGGTCGGCCTGGGCTGGCTGGCCGGGTTCAGCGTGACACCGGAAGGCCTGGCCGCGCCGTTCGCCGACGAGGCCGGGGCCGGCGCGGCGGCGGTGGGATGGCTGCTTGCGGCCGACCCGGCCGGGATGATGCTCGGCGCGTTCCTGCTCGGCCGACTGTCCACCCGGTGGCGGCTGCGGCTGCTCGGCGTGCTGACCGTGGGCACCAGCCTGCCGCTGGTGGCCTACCTGTCCTCGCCGCCGCTGGCCGTGGCGCTGGTGCTGCTGGCCGCCTCCGGACTGTGCTCGGCCTACCAGATCACCGCGGGAGCGACCTTCGTCCGCCTGGTTCCCGACACCCGGCGCGGGCAGGCGCTGGGTCTGGCCCGTTCCGGGATGGTCGCCGCGCAGGGCCTCGGCGTCACCGCCGGCGGGCTGCTGGCCGGCTGGCTCGGCAGCGCCAGCGCGGCGATCGCCTGCGCGGGGGCCGCGGGAACACTGGTCGCGCTCGCCGCGGCCACCGCGTGGTCACGCATCGGCGCCGACCGGATGGCCACCACCCTGGCCACCCACACCCGGCACCGGTAG
- a CDS encoding thioesterase domain-containing protein: MAPHLLAGWSFGGVVSQEMAVALEDLGEEVPVLILFDAPPVELGNEETAKDLPEDVLSLIEQSIRCAAGGILDDLPEGNVAKLSAMTDHCVRPLGAHESRAFGGKVVSVEAAGSQDAADRSRPWWAHLAQGGVATYSIDCQHEEMMNVEPVLSIGKSSWTCSRGTIRRVSQRWSILL, translated from the coding sequence ATGGCCCCCCATTTATTAGCTGGATGGTCCTTCGGTGGCGTCGTTTCCCAAGAGATGGCAGTAGCACTCGAGGATCTCGGCGAGGAAGTCCCGGTTCTCATCCTTTTCGACGCTCCTCCCGTCGAGCTCGGGAACGAGGAAACCGCAAAAGATCTTCCGGAGGACGTTCTTTCGCTGATCGAACAATCGATTCGCTGTGCCGCCGGAGGAATATTGGACGATCTACCCGAAGGCAACGTGGCCAAACTGTCGGCGATGACCGATCACTGCGTTCGGCCTCTCGGTGCCCACGAGTCGCGGGCATTCGGTGGAAAAGTCGTCAGCGTCGAGGCTGCGGGATCTCAGGACGCCGCAGATCGTTCGCGACCGTGGTGGGCTCACCTCGCCCAGGGAGGAGTGGCGACCTACTCGATCGACTGTCAGCACGAGGAGATGATGAACGTGGAACCTGTTTTGAGCATCGGAAAATCGTCTTGGACGTGTTCGCGCGGTACGATTAGACGCGTTAGTCAGCGCTGGAGTATTTTGCTGTGA
- a CDS encoding carbamoyltransferase N-terminal domain-containing protein yields MIICGIKASHDGAVAVVEDGRLRFSVEIEKLGSGERYSSLGSLQQVTDILAGDGLSPSDVDQFVDGRYARGGAHAVSIGDGERSVELAVAPYVEGPGDAGPLQRHTFAGQDVQGGSGGYAGFTHVANHLLGAYCAAPFAARREKALALVWDGGIVPRFPATTKPPLMVITGGGLTWGNRWCAILGSNQ; encoded by the coding sequence GTGATTATCTGCGGAATCAAGGCATCGCACGACGGTGCGGTCGCGGTCGTCGAGGACGGCCGTCTTCGATTCAGCGTCGAAATCGAAAAGCTGGGAAGCGGAGAACGTTACAGTTCCCTCGGCAGCCTCCAGCAGGTGACGGACATCCTCGCTGGTGATGGGTTGTCGCCGAGTGACGTCGACCAGTTCGTCGACGGCCGGTACGCGCGAGGGGGCGCACACGCCGTCTCCATCGGCGACGGCGAGCGATCGGTGGAACTCGCTGTCGCGCCCTACGTGGAAGGTCCTGGCGATGCGGGACCACTGCAGCGGCACACCTTCGCGGGCCAGGACGTCCAGGGCGGAAGCGGTGGCTACGCCGGCTTCACCCACGTGGCCAATCATCTGCTCGGCGCCTACTGCGCGGCCCCATTCGCCGCGCGCCGGGAGAAGGCGCTGGCCCTGGTGTGGGACGGCGGGATCGTGCCGCGATTCCCAGCAACGACGAAACCCCCGCTGATGGTGATCACCGGAGGGGGTTTGACCTGGGGAAACAGATGGTGCGCGATACTGGGATCGAACCAGTGA